One part of the Neisseria zalophi genome encodes these proteins:
- a CDS encoding Ig-like domain-containing protein produces MKNYTLNISHNRHQETILLKEGETVVLQAQPGTFYQLLDENGQLIEQPAMEWVGDDLQIYSDGVQEGMPDLILKDYGHHYPIQNSRYLHDMQSTLATAADEASLQQLSMPVAEEVGITTWSSAAPLWGAAAAAAVAGVAAASHGGGGSSSANGQQNGATEQPTEEPQQETNEVEQPSEETRQETTEAESSAKETQQEANEVTQPIEDVRQETNNEVELLVEENQSKTNKAEQSTEEAQQETNKVEQSVEKTQPTEVEQVTEKTQQKTAKVEQPTEETQQETNETEQSVEETQQTEEIKPPVVEPVHISTTMNTIAEDGVINRQESNGMVTFSGTVKTEGAITEKNISLIIGDKTYPAEVKDNVWSANIDGSALAGIQCEQNITVVVEVIDASGKIHSESTVYQYTVDTEIATPSIAVNPITADNVINAQESQGSVTVSGKVANAQTGDTVTLTVGENTYQTTVQNGGFSASVPGSVLAAQSEIGVSVQTADSAGNQTQATVKHTYQVDTDIATPSITVNPITADNVINAQESQGAVTVSGKVANAQTGDAVTLTVGENTYQTTVQNGGFSASVPGSVLAAQSEIGVSVQTADSAGNQTQATVKHTYQVDTDIATPSITVHPITADNVINAQESQGTVTVSGKVANAKTGDAVTLTVGENTYQTTVQNGGFSASVPGSVLAAQSEIGVSVQTADGAGNQVQATAQHHYEVDTEIETPVVTLNPVAQDDIINLVESQSAVTLITGSAEHAQENAEVLLTVGEAVYRGTVHDGQFSVQVDTKTLVNHGQVSATLNTADDAGNRASASADRVYRVRTEYNPTISLNKIAGDNVLNINESKGNVTISGTVTDVEDGTDVVISCNCPSCRSVKWTDILAKVQNGAFSVEVAGDSLSKEGYNSVKATVTAQDEAGNTATVSDSQQYSKDLQAPEATVSIHPIAGDDVLSKGEQAQATQSVSGTVEGLAADERIDEVVVSVNGQNHTATVNGNSYTAQVSSAALAAAEQVSVTAKVSDAAGNSAEAASSRVYQVSSSEPEIILDSVATDNIISKAEADSNSFVLSGSVNNIDDGAVVQLSIGNSSKAQATVSDGRFSVTVEKSFFGINDRTEEALGTLNAAVTHTYEGQTQTLRASQSYYIDLVNRTSISIDPVTGDNVLDERETAESNIVNITGMVRDGKEGAIVNVVVGGKTFSGTVQADGRYSIAVEPARFSPKVDEGKYTVSASVQRIDEAGNQGNGRVSVSRVLLVDKVAPKGQVVLDAVTGDNVINRAESEQDTILISGRVNRLGEGDEVTSATVNVGGKDYVASVVGSTFHVQVPSEILTANTQITARSELKDSSNRHGEATEGTQSYTLHTEEPTAQITIDRINGGKPINAADLSKTITIEGSLNVSASTAGSSTNVVVTVNGQNHTATISGNQWVLTLPATDLAVQEGRLNVKAAVMVADQYGNTVEAVTNQDYQVDTLAPVPVITLNDINTNNVIANAANGNINVSGKVSGEFKAGDKVNLSINNETYQAQVDRMGVFRMAVPAQKLTGAAIPVIHAAMSTVDEAGNSSSTHTSLDYRVTRGGMSIHLNPIAGDDMINPIEAKQAITVSGSVSGREAKAGEMVDLTIHGETVQAQVQNDLSFSADIAADKFLNNDGYTVSAHAHGANSAEAKTARSYEVTEASAAKIDITAIGDGFNVSTGQAAANIRLNGVIELDGAFADGMNSERLRQITVDIGEKTYKVGVKPDRSFFLDIPVDEWASLEGKPLSFKVDADPQLYQRIAISSQNGQPAYYIYRMERNEPVQIKEVKFDSPHIVTDAEGRQIVSGAVENQVSISGVVSGSAKAGDIVNLEIGDKVYSTEVKDDFSFSTSVSAAEMAAAKEHHVRAVLNATDKTGQTIAVSDIENYAAMRTNDSEFVNPHSRINSGIQTDHSADNYNFPYFIEKTGSLYGGSYGIPFGGKQDGPAIIKYHFMTLDEIAQLPQNYNHYIDRSSMITYPSELQEIVRNAYKQISAIANVEFVEVATAAEANTKYFMGNLLNGFEGASAIAYNSGLIAWNSRYNYMGWGKDFLNYTVMHEATHTFNMKHTSIGFTGDYAKEETFEFSSMSYKAYANNNLFLSLGQLRTYDLAYMQYAFGPNRNVRLGNDVYTFKNYNMYSQDSDRYIWDAGGIDTFDASHEAQGVHVNLTPGSWIYVGDTREKLFSVKNIDTYDMHDYFGLDKSVSLSGYRGDKVSLNTYTEGQAFIGYGTQIENLIGSEHNDYLTGNKAGNNIDGGAGDDVIDGGAGDDYLDGGKGADTLSGGIGNDIYMVDNIGDKVIELAGQGHDHVYSNIDYTLTDHVEDLTLIGTTAIHGTGNAENNIITGNGLDNILNGMAGDDRIIGGAGSDTLTGGEGRDTFVFDSVLDGSVDIITDFTVGQDKIELQSSIFDALSSNTMAEWEQYVKYHADTGHLTYDRDGRGSGDAIQFATLDKDLQIDQQSFIVV; encoded by the coding sequence ATGAAAAACTATACTTTAAATATTTCGCATAACAGACACCAAGAGACTATTTTGCTCAAAGAAGGGGAAACTGTCGTATTGCAAGCACAGCCGGGTACTTTTTATCAGTTGTTGGATGAAAACGGCCAACTCATCGAACAGCCTGCTATGGAATGGGTTGGTGATGACTTGCAAATATATTCAGACGGCGTGCAAGAAGGCATGCCTGATTTGATTTTGAAAGATTACGGTCATCATTATCCAATACAGAATAGCCGTTATCTCCATGATATGCAGTCAACCTTGGCTACTGCAGCCGATGAAGCATCATTACAACAATTGTCTATGCCGGTTGCCGAAGAAGTGGGTATTACAACTTGGAGCAGTGCCGCGCCGTTGTGGGGTGCTGCGGCAGCAGCAGCGGTTGCCGGTGTGGCTGCTGCATCACATGGAGGGGGTGGCTCTTCATCTGCGAATGGGCAACAAAATGGTGCAACAGAACAACCAACTGAAGAGCCGCAACAGGAAACGAATGAAGTAGAACAGCCGTCTGAAGAGACTCGACAAGAAACAACCGAAGCAGAATCGTCAGCGAAAGAGACGCAACAAGAAGCAAACGAAGTAACGCAGCCGATAGAAGATGTGCGGCAAGAAACAAATAATGAAGTAGAACTGCTGGTAGAAGAGAATCAGTCGAAAACAAATAAAGCAGAACAATCGACTGAGGAAGCGCAGCAGGAAACAAATAAAGTAGAACAGTCGGTAGAAAAGACACAACCGACCGAAGTAGAGCAGGTAACTGAAAAGACACAGCAAAAAACAGCCAAAGTGGAACAACCGACCGAGGAAACACAACAAGAAACAAACGAAACAGAACAATCGGTTGAGGAAACGCAACAAACTGAAGAAATCAAGCCACCGGTAGTAGAACCGGTTCATATCAGTACAACGATGAATACCATAGCGGAAGACGGTGTCATTAACCGTCAAGAAAGCAATGGTATGGTTACCTTTTCCGGTACGGTAAAAACCGAAGGGGCGATTACAGAGAAAAACATTTCCCTGATTATCGGTGATAAAACCTATCCGGCTGAAGTTAAAGATAATGTCTGGTCAGCTAATATTGATGGTAGTGCATTAGCCGGTATTCAATGTGAACAAAATATAACTGTTGTGGTAGAGGTAATTGATGCTTCAGGCAAAATTCATAGTGAAAGCACGGTATATCAGTATACGGTTGATACTGAAATAGCTACACCAAGCATTGCTGTTAATCCAATTACCGCCGACAACGTGATTAATGCACAAGAATCACAAGGAAGCGTTACCGTTTCCGGTAAGGTTGCCAATGCCCAGACAGGTGATACGGTTACCTTAACGGTTGGTGAAAACACTTATCAAACTACCGTCCAAAATGGCGGATTCTCAGCCAGTGTTCCGGGTTCGGTATTGGCAGCTCAAAGTGAAATCGGTGTCAGCGTTCAGACGGCCGATAGTGCGGGTAACCAAACACAAGCGACAGTCAAACATACTTATCAAGTCGATACCGATATTGCTACGCCAAGCATTACTGTTAATCCGATTACTGCCGATAATGTAATTAATGCACAAGAATCACAAGGAGCGGTCACGGTTTCCGGCAAGGTTGCTAATGCCCAAACCGGTGATGCGGTTACCTTAACGGTTGGTGAAAATACTTATCAAACTACCGTCCAAAATGGCGGATTCTCAGCCAGTGTTCCGGGTTCGGTATTGGCAGCTCAAAGTGAAATCGGTGTCAGCGTTCAGACGGCCGATAGTGCGGGTAACCAAACACAAGCGACAGTCAAACATACTTATCAAGTCGATACCGATATTGCTACGCCAAGCATTACCGTTCATCCGATTACTGCCGATAATGTCATTAATGCCCAAGAATCACAAGGAACGGTCACGGTTTCCGGCAAGGTTGCTAATGCCAAAACCGGTGATGCGGTTACCTTAACGGTTGGTGAAAATACTTATCAAACTACCGTCCAAAATGGCGGATTCTCAGCCAGTGTTCCGGGTTCGGTATTGGCAGCTCAAAGTGAAATCGGCGTTAGCGTTCAGACGGCCGATGGTGCAGGCAATCAGGTTCAGGCTACTGCACAGCATCATTATGAGGTAGATACCGAGATTGAAACGCCGGTGGTGACGCTAAACCCGGTGGCACAAGACGATATTATTAACTTGGTTGAGTCGCAATCGGCAGTAACGCTGATTACCGGTTCGGCCGAACATGCTCAAGAGAATGCCGAAGTATTATTGACAGTGGGCGAAGCGGTTTATCGCGGAACCGTGCATGACGGTCAATTTTCCGTTCAGGTCGATACCAAAACGTTAGTCAATCACGGTCAGGTATCGGCGACCTTGAACACCGCAGACGATGCCGGTAATCGTGCTTCGGCATCGGCAGACCGTGTTTATCGTGTCCGCACCGAATATAACCCGACCATTAGTTTGAATAAAATTGCCGGCGACAATGTACTCAATATTAACGAGTCTAAAGGTAACGTTACCATTAGCGGCACCGTTACCGATGTAGAAGACGGTACGGATGTGGTGATTTCATGTAATTGTCCGAGTTGCCGTTCGGTGAAGTGGACCGATATTTTGGCAAAAGTACAAAATGGTGCGTTTTCGGTTGAAGTGGCGGGCGACAGCTTGAGTAAAGAGGGTTATAACTCAGTAAAAGCGACGGTAACGGCACAAGACGAGGCCGGTAATACGGCTACGGTATCCGACAGCCAACAATACAGCAAAGATTTGCAAGCGCCCGAAGCCACGGTATCTATTCATCCGATTGCCGGCGACGATGTGCTCTCAAAAGGCGAACAGGCACAAGCTACGCAATCGGTTTCGGGCACGGTAGAGGGTTTGGCAGCGGATGAGCGTATTGATGAGGTGGTGGTGAGCGTTAACGGCCAAAATCATACGGCAACGGTTAATGGCAACAGCTATACCGCACAAGTTTCTTCTGCAGCATTGGCTGCGGCAGAGCAGGTGTCCGTCACCGCTAAAGTCAGCGATGCTGCGGGCAATAGTGCCGAGGCGGCAAGCAGTCGTGTTTATCAGGTTAGCTCGTCCGAGCCGGAAATTATTTTGGATTCGGTGGCTACCGACAATATTATCAGTAAGGCGGAAGCCGATTCGAATAGCTTTGTTTTGTCCGGCAGTGTCAATAATATTGATGACGGTGCGGTGGTACAGCTAAGCATTGGCAACAGTAGTAAAGCTCAGGCAACGGTTTCAGACGGCCGTTTCAGTGTTACCGTTGAAAAATCCTTTTTCGGTATTAACGACCGAACCGAAGAAGCACTGGGGACTTTAAATGCTGCTGTAACGCATACTTATGAAGGCCAAACGCAAACACTGCGTGCTTCGCAATCTTATTATATTGATTTGGTGAACCGGACGAGTATCAGTATCGATCCGGTAACCGGTGACAACGTATTGGACGAGCGGGAAACGGCGGAATCCAATATTGTGAATATCACCGGTATGGTGCGTGACGGCAAAGAAGGCGCCATTGTGAATGTAGTTGTCGGCGGCAAAACTTTCTCAGGCACCGTTCAGGCAGACGGGCGCTATAGTATTGCTGTTGAACCGGCACGTTTTTCACCGAAAGTGGATGAAGGCAAATATACGGTTTCCGCCAGTGTGCAACGTATTGATGAAGCAGGCAACCAAGGCAACGGCAGGGTATCTGTTTCCCGTGTTTTATTGGTGGATAAAGTGGCACCGAAGGGCCAGGTGGTTTTGGATGCCGTCACCGGTGATAACGTGATTAACCGTGCTGAGTCTGAGCAAGACACTATATTGATTAGCGGAAGAGTCAACCGATTGGGCGAGGGTGATGAAGTTACATCGGCAACCGTGAATGTCGGCGGTAAAGATTATGTTGCTTCCGTTGTCGGTTCTACATTCCATGTTCAAGTGCCGTCTGAAATCTTAACAGCCAATACACAAATCACGGCACGCAGCGAACTTAAAGATTCGTCAAACCGCCATGGTGAAGCCACTGAAGGCACGCAATCCTATACGCTGCATACTGAAGAACCGACCGCTCAAATTACCATCGACCGTATTAACGGCGGTAAGCCGATTAATGCCGCCGATTTATCTAAGACGATTACCATAGAAGGCTCGTTGAATGTTTCGGCAAGTACGGCGGGATCTTCAACGAATGTGGTGGTTACCGTTAACGGTCAAAACCATACGGCAACCATATCCGGCAATCAATGGGTATTGACGCTTCCGGCTACCGACTTGGCTGTTCAAGAAGGCCGTCTGAACGTAAAAGCTGCGGTAATGGTGGCCGATCAATATGGCAATACTGTCGAAGCCGTTACTAATCAAGATTATCAGGTAGATACGCTTGCCCCTGTGCCGGTGATTACCTTAAACGATATCAATACAAATAATGTTATTGCGAATGCGGCCAACGGTAATATTAATGTATCCGGTAAGGTAAGCGGCGAATTTAAAGCCGGTGATAAGGTTAATTTGAGTATTAACAATGAAACTTATCAAGCCCAAGTAGATAGAATGGGTGTATTCCGTATGGCAGTACCTGCCCAAAAGCTGACCGGAGCAGCCATACCGGTGATTCATGCGGCTATGAGTACTGTCGACGAGGCCGGTAACAGTAGCTCGACACATACTTCGCTCGACTATCGTGTAACGCGCGGCGGGATGTCTATTCACTTAAATCCTATTGCCGGCGACGATATGATTAATCCGATTGAAGCCAAGCAGGCAATAACGGTTTCAGGTAGTGTATCGGGTAGAGAGGCCAAAGCGGGGGAAATGGTTGATTTAACCATTCATGGTGAAACCGTTCAGGCACAAGTACAAAACGATTTAAGTTTTAGTGCGGATATTGCTGCCGATAAGTTCTTAAATAACGACGGCTATACTGTTTCCGCCCATGCACACGGTGCAAATTCGGCTGAAGCCAAAACCGCCCGCAGCTATGAGGTTACCGAAGCAAGCGCAGCGAAAATTGATATTACCGCGATTGGTGACGGCTTTAACGTCAGCACAGGGCAGGCTGCCGCCAATATCCGTCTGAATGGTGTGATTGAATTGGACGGCGCATTTGCCGATGGTATGAATAGCGAGCGCTTACGCCAAATTACCGTTGATATCGGCGAAAAAACCTATAAGGTCGGTGTGAAACCAGACCGTAGTTTCTTCTTAGATATTCCTGTCGACGAATGGGCATCTTTAGAGGGTAAACCGTTGTCGTTTAAAGTGGATGCCGATCCGCAGCTGTATCAAAGAATAGCCATATCATCGCAAAACGGCCAGCCGGCTTACTATATCTACCGTATGGAGCGTAATGAACCGGTACAGATAAAAGAAGTGAAGTTTGACAGTCCGCATATTGTGACGGATGCAGAGGGCCGTCAAATCGTATCGGGTGCGGTTGAAAACCAAGTCAGCATCAGCGGTGTAGTGAGCGGATCTGCCAAGGCCGGCGATATCGTGAATCTGGAAATCGGCGACAAAGTATATAGCACCGAAGTGAAAGACGATTTCAGTTTTTCCACTTCCGTTTCGGCTGCCGAAATGGCCGCAGCAAAAGAACATCATGTTCGGGCGGTATTGAATGCTACCGATAAAACAGGCCAAACGATTGCGGTGAGCGATATTGAAAATTATGCGGCGATGCGGACAAACGATAGTGAGTTTGTTAACCCGCACTCCCGCATTAACAGCGGCATCCAGACCGATCACAGCGCTGATAACTATAATTTTCCCTATTTTATAGAGAAAACAGGCTCATTATATGGTGGGAGCTACGGCATTCCGTTCGGCGGCAAGCAAGACGGACCGGCCATTATTAAATACCACTTTATGACTTTGGACGAAATCGCCCAACTGCCGCAAAACTATAACCATTATATCGACCGCAGCTCGATGATTACTTATCCATCCGAACTGCAAGAAATTGTGCGCAATGCTTATAAACAAATCAGTGCCATTGCCAACGTTGAGTTTGTTGAAGTGGCAACGGCGGCTGAAGCAAACACCAAGTACTTTATGGGTAATCTGCTTAATGGGTTCGAGGGGGCTTCAGCCATTGCCTATAACAGCGGCTTGATTGCTTGGAACAGCCGATACAATTATATGGGGTGGGGTAAAGACTTCCTAAATTACACTGTAATGCACGAAGCGACCCATACATTTAATATGAAACACACTTCGATAGGCTTTACCGGTGATTATGCCAAAGAAGAAACCTTTGAGTTTTCCAGCATGTCGTATAAAGCCTATGCCAACAACAACCTGTTTTTAAGCTTGGGACAACTGCGTACCTATGATTTGGCCTATATGCAATACGCTTTCGGCCCGAACCGTAATGTTCGTTTGGGCAACGATGTGTATACGTTTAAAAACTACAATATGTATAGTCAGGATAGCGACCGCTATATTTGGGATGCCGGCGGTATCGATACTTTCGATGCCTCACATGAAGCGCAAGGCGTGCATGTAAACCTGACACCCGGCTCATGGATTTATGTCGGCGATACGCGTGAAAAACTGTTTAGCGTGAAGAATATTGATACCTACGATATGCATGACTACTTTGGCTTAGACAAGTCTGTTTCATTAAGCGGTTATCGTGGGGATAAAGTATCCTTAAACACCTATACAGAAGGGCAAGCCTTTATCGGATACGGCACGCAGATTGAAAACCTGATCGGCTCCGAACACAACGATTATCTGACCGGAAATAAAGCCGGCAATAATATCGACGGCGGCGCAGGTGATGATGTGATTGACGGCGGTGCAGGCGACGATTATCTCGATGGCGGTAAAGGTGCGGATACTTTGAGCGGTGGTATCGGCAACGATATTTATATGGTCGATAATATTGGCGATAAAGTGATTGAATTGGCCGGTCAAGGCCATGATCATGTATACAGCAATATCGACTACACCTTAACCGACCATGTGGAAGATCTGACCCTTATCGGCACCACGGCAATTCATGGTACCGGCAATGCCGAAAACAATATTATAACAGGCAACGGCTTGGATAATATTTTGAACGGTATGGCGGGCGACGACCGTATTATCGGTGGTGCGGGTAGCGATACCCTAACCGGCGGTGAAGGACGCGATACGTTTGTATTCGATAGTGTTTTAGACGGTAGTGTCGATATCATTACCGATTTCACCGTAGGGCAGGATAAGATTGAATTGCAATCCTCAATCTTCGATGCTTTGAGTAGTAATACGATGGCCGAATGGGAACAATATGTGAAATACCATGCCGATACCGGCCATCTGACTTATGATCGTGACGGTCGCGGCTCTGGCGATGCCATTCAATTTGCAACGCTGGATAAAGATTTGCAGATAGATCAGCAAAGCTTTATTGTGGTTTAA
- the hpaR gene encoding homoprotocatechuate degradation operon regulator HpaR — protein sequence MAHLSKYASLNISLIQAREALMTQFRPILHNSGLTDQQWRIIRLLAENGTLDFQDLANQACILRPSLTGILTRLEKSGILVRLKPSNDHRRVYLKLTEEGERLYQNLGEQVDQRYDRIETVFSQEKIKQLQMLLGELSHIGQMLDKT from the coding sequence ATGGCTCACCTATCTAAATATGCATCTTTAAATATCAGCCTGATTCAAGCTCGTGAAGCATTGATGACGCAATTCCGCCCTATACTGCATAATTCAGGGCTAACCGACCAACAATGGCGGATTATCCGCCTATTGGCAGAAAACGGCACATTGGATTTCCAAGACTTAGCCAATCAGGCCTGTATCCTGCGTCCCAGTCTTACCGGTATTTTAACCCGTTTGGAAAAATCCGGCATTTTAGTACGCTTAAAACCTTCCAATGACCACAGACGTGTTTATTTGAAATTAACAGAAGAAGGTGAACGGCTTTATCAAAATTTGGGTGAACAGGTAGACCAACGTTACGACCGTATTGAAACCGTATTTTCCCAAGAAAAAATAAAACAGCTGCAAATGCTTCTGGGGGAGCTTTCCCATATCGGTCAAATGCTTGATAAAACATAA
- the hpaC gene encoding 4-hydroxyphenylacetate 3-monooxygenase, reductase component yields the protein MTEAHLNFSVQQSFRDAMASCAAGVHVITTDGEAGRYGITMTAVTPVTDEPPTVMLCINQKSSIIPILSANQYLCINVLSAQQQDVAEHFAGITKLSPEERFEYHIWHRGETGQLQVEGALAHLHGKVTAQHQVGTHYVFYVDIMEIKAYHSSEPALVYFRRHFGSLA from the coding sequence ATGACCGAAGCTCACCTAAATTTCTCTGTACAACAATCTTTCCGTGATGCCATGGCCTCATGTGCTGCCGGTGTGCATGTTATTACTACAGATGGCGAGGCCGGCCGTTACGGCATTACCATGACGGCAGTCACACCGGTAACCGACGAGCCGCCAACGGTTATGCTGTGTATTAATCAAAAATCATCTATTATTCCGATACTTTCCGCCAATCAATACCTGTGTATTAATGTATTATCGGCACAACAGCAAGATGTTGCAGAACACTTCGCCGGCATAACCAAACTTTCGCCCGAAGAACGTTTTGAATACCATATCTGGCATCGTGGCGAAACAGGACAATTACAAGTTGAAGGTGCACTTGCGCATCTGCACGGCAAAGTAACTGCCCAACACCAAGTCGGCACACATTATGTGTTTTACGTCGATATAATGGAAATTAAAGCATATCACTCATCCGAACCTGCATTGGTTTATTTCCGCCGTCATTTCGGTAGCTTGGCATAA
- the prmC gene encoding peptide chain release factor N(5)-glutamine methyltransferase, whose protein sequence is MPQTLADWLRSCSLSRSEARMLLQYAGGYTRARQITCAEDILSESVLVSLNHLVDRRLQGEPMAYLLGEREFYGRIFAVNPNVLIPRPETEHLVEAVLRYLPQNGSVWDVGTGSGIIAVTIALARPDVHVRASDISPAALDTAKVNAAKLGAEIEFTCGSWFDVDRPSEKHSYDVIVSNPPYIEAEDGHLRQGDLRFEPQNALTDFSDGLSAFRVLACEAGIYLKVGGWLMVEHGYNQGSAVRTLFEDNGFSEVETLPDLAGLDRLTIGRLKAIK, encoded by the coding sequence ATGCCGCAAACCCTTGCCGACTGGCTCCGATCCTGCTCTTTGTCTAGGTCTGAAGCACGAATGCTGTTGCAGTATGCGGGCGGTTATACCCGTGCCCGTCAGATTACTTGCGCGGAAGATATTTTATCTGAAAGTGTTTTAGTATCATTAAATCATTTGGTAGATCGTCGGCTTCAAGGCGAGCCGATGGCTTATCTTTTGGGTGAAAGGGAATTTTACGGGCGCATATTTGCGGTGAATCCGAATGTCTTGATTCCGCGCCCCGAAACAGAGCACCTAGTCGAGGCCGTTCTACGATATTTACCGCAAAATGGCAGCGTGTGGGATGTGGGTACGGGTAGCGGTATTATTGCCGTTACTATTGCATTGGCGCGGCCTGATGTGCATGTACGTGCGTCCGATATCAGCCCTGCCGCGTTGGATACGGCTAAAGTGAATGCTGCCAAACTGGGTGCCGAGATTGAGTTTACTTGTGGTTCTTGGTTTGATGTGGATAGGCCGTCTGAAAAGCATAGCTATGATGTGATTGTTTCCAACCCGCCTTATATTGAGGCGGAGGATGGCCATTTGCGGCAGGGTGATTTACGTTTCGAGCCGCAAAATGCATTAACCGATTTTTCAGACGGCCTAAGTGCTTTCCGTGTATTGGCTTGTGAAGCGGGTATTTATTTGAAAGTCGGAGGGTGGTTGATGGTCGAGCATGGTTATAATCAGGGCAGCGCAGTGCGTACTTTATTTGAAGACAATGGATTTTCTGAAGTGGAAACGTTGCCTGATTTGGCCGGTTTGGATCGGTTGACTATAGGCCGTCTGAAGGCAATAAAATGA
- a CDS encoding HAD-IIIA family hydrolase: protein MHPRLIIFDWDGTLADTTIPIITTMQQTFIECGLPEPKAETIRALIGFNLAVMVRRLAPETEPGLQERIAQTYTRHYLNPNNHNMKLFDSAIPCLQTLQAQGYWLAVATGKGRVGLDKAIKQTQTADFWLATVCADESLSKPAPDMVWKLCDELGVDTAQAVVVGDTVHDLQMAANAGVRAIAVSTGAHSVEQLQQESCLTVLDDLSELPSFVAGLA, encoded by the coding sequence ATGCATCCCCGACTCATTATTTTTGATTGGGACGGTACTTTAGCCGACACCACGATACCGATTATTACCACGATGCAACAAACGTTTATTGAATGCGGACTACCTGAACCTAAAGCAGAAACTATCCGTGCATTAATCGGGTTTAATCTGGCCGTGATGGTTCGTCGTCTTGCGCCGGAAACCGAGCCGGGCTTGCAAGAACGTATTGCCCAAACTTATACCCGCCATTATCTCAATCCCAACAACCATAATATGAAGCTGTTTGATAGCGCCATTCCATGCTTACAAACACTGCAGGCGCAAGGTTATTGGTTGGCAGTGGCGACAGGCAAAGGCAGGGTCGGGCTGGATAAAGCTATTAAACAAACGCAAACGGCAGATTTTTGGCTGGCTACAGTGTGTGCCGATGAGAGCCTTTCTAAGCCGGCACCGGATATGGTGTGGAAGTTGTGTGATGAATTGGGGGTGGATACGGCGCAAGCGGTTGTGGTCGGTGATACCGTACATGATTTACAAATGGCGGCCAATGCCGGTGTTCGTGCGATTGCGGTGTCTACAGGGGCACATTCGGTGGAGCAATTGCAGCAGGAAAGTTGTTTGACGGTATTGGATGATTTGTCTGAGTTGCCATCGTTTGTTGCCGGTTTGGCATAA